The nucleotide window AAAACCGGCTGATGGCACTTTCCGATTTGAGCTTTGCGTAGTGTGGCAAGGGCTTTCCGGTGGTGGACAGCAACAACACCTCAGGGCTTTGAAGGTCTGCTGGTGGGGGTGAAAATCAGCTGCAGGTTGTGGAAGAATGTTTTTGCGTACTGCTTCATGATAACCCCACTCTGGGGGAACAGTACGCTTTTTTTATCCCTGATGCATTTTTATCCTGGACTGGACCTGGTTATTCCTGGTGCAAGATGCGAGTTGATCCACGTCAGAAGAACGGTGGGTTTCTGAGAGGTCCTGACCGGTTTATTCGCTTTCTTGCCCTGAAAACGTGCTCCCCGGGCAGCCGGGTTCACACTGGGCGCTTGCTCAGCCAAAAGCACTGCAGGGCCTGGTGCGAACTTCAACAGGGCGTCCGTGAACCCACCGCAACTGGGTGAGGCTGGCGGTCTGGGAGCCTTTGCCGTTCTGTCCAGCCTGAACGTCGAACTCGACCTCATGACCTTCATTGGGTCTTTTGAATCCACTGCTCTTGTGGGCACCGCAGGGGGCGAACAAATCGGGTGTGCCCTCACTCGAAATAAATCCGGATCCTTTTTCTGCACTGGACCATTTCACGGTGCCTGCAGCCATGTCGTGCTTTTTTCTCTTCAAAAAAATTAAAACACCGCACTCAAAACCTGTGCTGATCCTCTGGCGTCTCTGGA belongs to Deinococcus cellulosilyticus NBRC 106333 = KACC 11606 and includes:
- a CDS encoding cold-shock protein, translated to MAAGTVKWSSAEKGSGFISSEGTPDLFAPCGAHKSSGFKRPNEGHEVEFDVQAGQNGKGSQTASLTQLRWVHGRPVEVRTRPCSAFG